A genomic segment from Chitinophagaceae bacterium encodes:
- a CDS encoding alkaline phosphatase family protein, with protein sequence MVKNILLFIVCFNFFFKNANAQNAEDNPKLVVGIVIDQMRWDYLYRFGNNYSNDGFKRMLNNGYSFENTYIPYLPTYTAVGHTSVYTGSVPAIHGIAGNNWYERSISKKVYCTDDSTVTTVGSNTSQGKMSPVNMWVTTVSDELRLSTNFKSKVIGVSIKDRGSILPAGHSANAAYWYDDKEGKWISSSYYMNELPAWVKKINNADEVAQYMSKDWNLLLDKQKYLQSDNDANDFEGTYHGQKNNSFPYDLNAIEKKEKYAAFKTTPFAATYTFNFAEAAIENEKLGQNTVPDFLAVSISSTDYIGHRNGPNSLEIEDAYLRLDRDIAHFLQFLDAKIGKEKYLIFLTADHAVNHIPAYLNAHKLPGAVFDNKSFVNQINDAVEAAFGIKKIILNSDNYQLYLDRKAISHSGKDANLVKEKIMEEVRKFPFVTDVFETQKILVTTIPEPLHTRLINGYNALRSGDIHYIIKPGYFSGSSKGTTHGMWNPYDSHIPLIWYGWHIKPGATHKEVYMTDIAPTVAALLKIQMPSGCVGKVLQEIVN encoded by the coding sequence ATGGTTAAAAATATTTTACTATTTATTGTTTGCTTTAATTTTTTCTTTAAAAATGCAAACGCCCAAAATGCAGAAGATAACCCAAAATTAGTTGTAGGTATTGTAATAGACCAAATGCGATGGGATTACCTTTACCGGTTTGGTAATAACTACAGCAATGATGGGTTTAAAAGAATGCTTAATAATGGCTATAGTTTTGAAAATACCTATATACCTTATTTGCCCACTTATACAGCAGTGGGGCATACCAGCGTATATACAGGAAGCGTGCCTGCCATTCATGGAATTGCTGGTAATAACTGGTATGAGCGCAGTATAAGTAAAAAAGTTTATTGCACCGATGATTCAACTGTAACCACTGTAGGCTCCAATACCAGCCAGGGAAAAATGAGCCCGGTAAATATGTGGGTAACCACAGTTTCCGATGAACTAAGGCTTAGTACCAATTTTAAAAGTAAAGTAATTGGGGTGTCCATTAAAGACAGAGGAAGTATATTGCCCGCAGGCCATAGCGCCAATGCCGCTTATTGGTACGATGATAAAGAAGGCAAATGGATTTCGAGCAGTTATTACATGAACGAACTGCCGGCATGGGTTAAAAAAATAAATAATGCCGATGAAGTTGCTCAATATATGAGCAAAGACTGGAACCTCCTGCTCGATAAACAAAAGTATTTGCAAAGCGATAACGATGCCAACGATTTTGAAGGCACTTATCACGGGCAAAAAAATAATAGTTTTCCGTATGATTTAAATGCAATAGAAAAAAAAGAAAAATATGCTGCATTTAAAACCACACCATTTGCGGCTACCTATACCTTTAATTTTGCCGAAGCCGCTATTGAAAATGAAAAACTCGGGCAAAACACAGTACCCGATTTTTTAGCGGTAAGCATTTCTTCCACCGATTATATTGGCCATAGAAACGGCCCCAATTCATTGGAAATTGAGGATGCCTATTTGCGACTCGACAGGGATATTGCCCATTTTTTACAATTTCTGGATGCTAAAATTGGAAAAGAAAAATACCTGATCTTTCTCACTGCCGACCATGCCGTAAACCACATACCAGCTTATTTAAATGCACACAAACTGCCCGGTGCAGTATTTGATAATAAAAGCTTTGTAAATCAAATAAATGATGCAGTTGAAGCTGCGTTTGGCATTAAAAAAATTATCCTCAACTCCGATAATTACCAGCTTTATCTCGATAGGAAAGCAATAAGCCATTCAGGTAAAGATGCCAATTTGGTAAAAGAAAAAATAATGGAAGAAGTAAGGAAATTTCCATTTGTTACAGATGTTTTTGAAACCCAAAAAATTTTGGTAACTACAATACCTGAACCACTGCATACAAGGTTAATAAACGGGTATAATGCTTTAAGAAGCGGCGATATTCACTATATAATAAAGCCAGGTTATTTTTCCGGCAGCTCAAAAGGTACAACTCATGGTATGTGGAACCCTTATGATTCGCATATTCCCTTAATTTGGTATGGCTGGCACATAAAGCCCGGCGCCACACATAAAGAAGTATATATGACCGATATTGCGCCAACGGTGGCCGCTTTGCTCAAAATTCAAATGCCCAGCGGATGCGTAGGAAAAGTATTGCAAGAAATAGTAAATTAA
- a CDS encoding OmpA family protein has translation MKKSILLLVSLVCITTAFSQNYTKPNGFAIHFILNDFPTAKEIRTNGIGETINQKMWYKTRRMNAGIGVSYIKGLSEHVDFAGTLAGSFLKYPIPDRVSNSADQKLLLEGVVTLNLKLLPDNFFAVPYFTAGIGASQYDGFYSAILPIGVGLQFKLGPDVFFLLNSQYRIPVTSSAEYHLYHSFGMAKTFPKKIEAPVAEVVVPVVLDKDGDGVLDADDRCPDVPGIAALQGCPDKDGDGIADAEDKCPDEAGIAKYQGCPIPDTDGDGINDEEDKCPSVKGVARYQGCPVPDTDGDGINDEEDKCPSRPGVAENAGCPVIAKEVIEKINFAAKNVFFNSGSFKLMPKSYKSLNNVVAILKADESLFLDIDGHTDASGADDKNQVLSENRAKAVKDYLISKGIAESRLTFTGYGEAKPVADNATAAGRAKNRRTEMTARNY, from the coding sequence ATGAAGAAATCTATTTTACTGCTTGTAAGCCTGGTTTGCATCACTACTGCATTTAGCCAGAATTATACAAAACCCAATGGTTTTGCAATTCATTTTATTTTAAATGATTTTCCTACCGCAAAAGAAATAAGGACCAATGGTATTGGCGAAACCATAAACCAAAAAATGTGGTATAAAACAAGAAGGATGAACGCCGGTATTGGCGTAAGTTACATCAAAGGGTTAAGTGAACATGTTGATTTTGCCGGTACACTTGCCGGAAGCTTCCTGAAATATCCCATACCGGACCGTGTAAGCAACTCTGCCGACCAAAAATTATTATTGGAAGGCGTTGTAACCCTTAACTTAAAATTACTGCCCGATAATTTCTTTGCTGTACCTTATTTTACGGCAGGTATTGGCGCTTCGCAATACGACGGGTTCTATTCCGCAATACTTCCAATAGGTGTTGGTTTACAATTTAAGCTAGGCCCGGATGTATTCTTTTTACTCAATTCGCAATACCGCATACCGGTAACCAGCAGTGCAGAATATCATTTATACCATAGCTTTGGAATGGCCAAAACATTTCCCAAAAAAATTGAAGCACCGGTAGCAGAAGTTGTTGTACCCGTGGTTTTGGATAAAGATGGCGATGGAGTGTTAGATGCAGACGACCGTTGCCCTGATGTTCCGGGTATTGCAGCGTTGCAAGGCTGCCCCGATAAGGATGGAGACGGAATAGCCGATGCAGAAGACAAATGCCCTGATGAAGCCGGAATAGCCAAATACCAGGGTTGCCCAATACCCGATACTGATGGAGATGGTATTAATGATGAAGAAGATAAATGCCCTTCGGTAAAAGGGGTTGCACGTTACCAGGGTTGCCCTGTGCCCGATACCGATGGAGATGGCATTAATGATGAAGAAGACAAATGCCCATCAAGGCCAGGCGTAGCAGAAAACGCAGGTTGCCCGGTAATTGCAAAAGAAGTAATAGAAAAAATAAACTTTGCGGCTAAAAATGTTTTCTTTAATTCAGGAAGCTTTAAGTTGATGCCTAAATCTTATAAATCATTGAACAATGTGGTGGCGATACTTAAAGCAGATGAAAGCCTGTTTCTTGATATAGATGGCCATACTGATGCATCAGGCGCTGATGATAAAAACCAGGTATTGTCAGAAAACAGGGCAAAAGCGGTTAAAGATTATCTTATTAGCAAAGGCATTGCAGAGAGCAGGCTTACCTTCACCGGCTATGGAGAAGCAAAACCTGTGGCCGATAATGCAACAGCAGCAGGACGTGCTAAAAACCGCAGAACAGAAATGACGGCCAGGAACTATTAA
- a CDS encoding DUF1573 domain-containing protein: MKKILLIAIICATGSFAFAQKDDHSGHNHGATQETSKATVDGIQIKEREFDFGKIPQGKPVTHIFEVVNSSNASYKIDHVQASCGCTTPVWDKDKTLAPGEKSIITVGYNAAAEGPFTKTITVTYNVNQNSAFQIKGEVWKTPASSAPANESLNDLN, from the coding sequence ATGAAAAAAATTTTACTCATCGCTATTATTTGCGCCACAGGTAGTTTTGCCTTTGCCCAAAAGGATGACCATAGTGGCCATAACCATGGAGCCACACAGGAAACCTCCAAAGCTACAGTTGACGGTATTCAGATTAAGGAGCGGGAATTTGATTTTGGAAAAATTCCACAGGGTAAGCCTGTAACCCACATTTTTGAAGTGGTGAACAGCAGTAATGCTTCCTATAAAATAGATCATGTACAGGCAAGTTGCGGTTGTACCACCCCGGTTTGGGACAAAGATAAAACCCTTGCCCCCGGAGAAAAATCTATAATTACCGTTGGTTACAATGCTGCTGCAGAAGGCCCTTTTACTAAAACAATTACGGTTACTTATAATGTCAATCAAAACAGCGCTTTTCAAATAAAAGGTGAGGTATGGAAAACCCCCGCAAGCAGCGCACCGGCCAATGAATCACTTAACGACCTGAATTAA
- a CDS encoding transketolase, producing MGNSIENGNSIIEKLSFDKFRNEVLDDYRLACISRETSLLGRKEVLTGKAKFGIFGDGKEIAQVAMAKFFKPGDFRSGYYRDQTFMFASGLATVEQFFAQLYADPDVNNDTFSAGRQMNAHFATKFVDENGQWLPLANLKNVSSDIAPTAGQMARGLGLAFASKAFRNIPELEQYGTLSNNGNEVCFCTIGDASTSEGHFWETINAAGVLKIPIAVFIWDDGYGISVPKKFQTTKSSISDALAGMQKNPDTNGLDIYKLKGWDYAGMCEVLEAAIQKIRETHTPALFHVEEITQPQGHSTSGSHERYKTTERLAWEKEWDCIKQMKDWLLANALSSEDELKQIEEVAKQQVKDSRHSAWEKYIAPVKQMLDEAVQQIQSSSTGIEQIQNIISELRALKEPLRRDILKALATCVHLHEINGTIQPQLINYYQNLLHKTAGIYDSHLYNQGEKSALKVKAVLAEYAEDAPVINGFEVLNKYFDALFASNNKVLAFGEDLGMIGDVNQGFSGLQEKYGKRRIFDTGIRELTIIGQGIGLALRGLRPIAEIQYLDYLLYGLQPLSDDVATTHFRTAGQQSVPLIVRTRGHRLEGIWHSGSPMGVVINALRGMYVCVPRNMVQAVGMYNTLLQSNDPGIIVECLNGYRLKEKLPANLLNFKVALGVPEILSPGDDITMVSYGSTLRIVEEAANTLLEAGISCELIDVQTLLPFDINHNIVSSLKKTNRIVFIDEDVPGGAAAFMFNKVMEEQGGYRHLDVSPRTITAKAHRPGYGSDGDYFGKPNTEDIVRVVKEMMAE from the coding sequence ATGGGAAACAGTATAGAAAATGGCAACTCAATAATTGAAAAATTAAGTTTTGATAAATTTCGCAACGAAGTGCTGGATGATTATAGATTGGCTTGTATTAGCCGGGAAACCAGCCTGTTAGGCAGGAAAGAAGTATTAACTGGCAAGGCTAAATTTGGCATTTTTGGAGATGGAAAAGAAATTGCCCAGGTAGCTATGGCCAAGTTTTTTAAACCTGGAGATTTTCGTAGTGGTTACTACCGTGACCAAACTTTTATGTTTGCCAGTGGCCTTGCTACAGTGGAGCAGTTTTTTGCTCAATTGTATGCCGACCCTGATGTAAACAACGACACCTTTAGTGCTGGCAGGCAAATGAATGCCCATTTTGCAACAAAATTTGTTGATGAAAATGGCCAATGGCTGCCTCTTGCAAATTTAAAAAATGTATCATCTGATATTGCACCTACTGCTGGGCAAATGGCACGTGGCCTGGGTTTGGCTTTTGCTTCAAAAGCCTTTCGTAATATACCGGAACTTGAGCAATACGGCACTTTAAGCAATAATGGTAACGAAGTTTGCTTTTGTACCATTGGCGATGCTTCTACAAGTGAAGGGCATTTTTGGGAAACCATAAATGCTGCAGGTGTTCTTAAAATTCCCATTGCTGTATTTATATGGGATGATGGTTATGGGATTTCGGTTCCAAAAAAATTTCAAACAACAAAAAGTTCTATTTCTGATGCCCTTGCAGGTATGCAAAAAAATCCAGATACCAACGGCCTGGATATCTACAAGTTAAAAGGCTGGGACTATGCAGGCATGTGTGAGGTATTGGAAGCGGCAATTCAAAAAATAAGAGAAACACATACGCCTGCACTTTTTCATGTAGAAGAAATAACCCAACCGCAAGGCCACTCTACATCAGGCAGCCATGAACGTTATAAAACCACCGAAAGGCTGGCCTGGGAAAAAGAATGGGATTGTATAAAACAAATGAAAGATTGGTTGCTGGCCAACGCACTTTCATCGGAAGACGAATTAAAGCAAATTGAAGAAGTAGCAAAGCAACAGGTAAAAGATAGCAGGCATAGCGCCTGGGAAAAATATATTGCTCCCGTAAAACAAATGCTGGATGAAGCCGTTCAACAAATTCAATCTTCTTCAACTGGGATTGAACAAATCCAAAATATTATTTCTGAACTCAGGGCATTAAAAGAGCCATTAAGAAGAGATATCCTAAAAGCGCTGGCAACCTGCGTACATCTTCACGAAATAAATGGTACCATTCAACCACAGTTAATAAATTATTATCAAAACTTGTTGCATAAAACAGCAGGTATTTACGATAGCCATTTATACAACCAGGGCGAAAAATCGGCCTTAAAAGTGAAAGCTGTTTTGGCAGAATATGCTGAAGATGCACCGGTAATTAACGGCTTTGAAGTATTAAATAAATATTTTGATGCTTTGTTTGCCAGTAATAATAAGGTATTGGCTTTTGGTGAAGACCTCGGTATGATTGGCGACGTAAACCAGGGATTTAGCGGCTTGCAGGAAAAATATGGCAAGCGCCGCATTTTTGATACGGGCATCAGGGAGCTTACTATTATTGGCCAGGGCATTGGCCTTGCTTTAAGGGGTTTGAGGCCAATTGCCGAAATTCAATACCTGGATTATTTGCTTTACGGCCTGCAGCCTTTAAGTGACGATGTGGCCACAACCCATTTTAGAACAGCAGGGCAACAAAGTGTACCCTTAATTGTGCGAACCCGTGGCCACAGGCTGGAGGGAATTTGGCATAGCGGCAGCCCAATGGGTGTTGTAATAAACGCACTAAGAGGAATGTATGTGTGTGTGCCCAGAAACATGGTTCAGGCGGTAGGCATGTATAATACTTTATTACAAAGCAACGATCCCGGAATAATTGTAGAATGTTTAAACGGCTATCGCTTAAAAGAAAAACTGCCGGCTAATTTATTGAATTTTAAAGTGGCGCTTGGTGTACCTGAAATTTTAAGCCCCGGTGATGATATTACGATGGTAAGTTATGGCTCCACTTTGCGTATTGTTGAAGAAGCTGCAAATACGCTCCTTGAAGCAGGTATTAGTTGCGAACTAATAGACGTACAAACACTATTGCCTTTTGACATTAACCATAATATTGTTTCTTCGCTTAAAAAAACTAACCGTATTGTATTTATTGATGAAGATGTACCCGGAGGAGCTGCAGCATTTATGTTCAATAAAGTAATGGAAGAGCAGGGTGGATACAGGCATTTGGATGTAAGCCCACGCACCATTACGGCAAAAGCACACCGGCCCGGCTACGGAAGCGACGGAGATTATTTTGGCAAGCCAAACACGGAAGACATTGTACGTGTGGTAAAAGAAATGATGGCAGAATAA
- a CDS encoding pyridoxal phosphate-dependent aminotransferase family protein, protein MADIFEKLIQNSGPIGQHMERAHGYFAFPKLEGELGPRMNFRGKEMIVWSLNNYLGLVNHPEVRKADTEAAAKYGMGNPMGARMMSGNTALHEGLEKVISRFVKREDAMLLNFGYQGIMSCIDALSNRRDVIVYDAESHACLVDGIRLHMGQTYAFKHNNIADCEKQLQRAVKMTEKTGGGILLITEGVFGMDGEQGILKEIVALKKNYPFRLLIDDAHGFGYMGPTGAGADEAQGCQEGVDLYFSTFVKSMGSIGAFIAGPKNILMYLRYNVRSQIFAKSLPLIIVDGMLKRMEMLKTMPELREKLWSNVTKLQAGLKERGFDIGNTNSPVTPIYMKGDVPEATQMVMDLRENYHIFCSIVVYPVIPKGDIIYRIIPTAAHSDEDIELTLKAFEATKKKLDAGAYKAEKIPDMAEKG, encoded by the coding sequence ATGGCAGATATATTTGAAAAACTGATACAGAACAGCGGACCAATTGGTCAGCACATGGAAAGGGCACATGGATATTTTGCATTTCCCAAATTGGAAGGGGAATTGGGGCCAAGAATGAATTTTAGGGGAAAAGAAATGATTGTATGGAGCCTGAACAATTATTTAGGCCTGGTAAACCACCCCGAAGTGAGAAAAGCAGATACGGAAGCTGCAGCAAAATATGGGATGGGCAACCCAATGGGCGCAAGAATGATGAGTGGCAATACTGCTTTGCATGAAGGGTTGGAAAAAGTGATCAGCCGTTTTGTAAAAAGAGAAGATGCCATGTTACTAAACTTCGGTTACCAGGGCATTATGAGTTGTATTGATGCCCTCTCCAACAGGCGTGATGTAATTGTATATGATGCCGAAAGCCATGCCTGCCTTGTAGATGGCATTCGCCTTCACATGGGCCAAACTTATGCTTTTAAACATAACAATATTGCCGATTGCGAAAAGCAATTACAACGTGCCGTAAAAATGACAGAAAAAACCGGTGGAGGAATTTTGCTGATAACAGAAGGCGTATTTGGCATGGATGGCGAGCAGGGAATTTTAAAAGAAATTGTTGCTTTAAAAAAGAATTACCCGTTTAGGTTATTAATAGATGATGCACATGGCTTTGGTTATATGGGGCCTACAGGCGCAGGTGCAGATGAAGCACAAGGTTGCCAGGAAGGAGTGGATTTATATTTTTCCACTTTTGTAAAAAGCATGGGAAGTATTGGCGCATTTATTGCCGGGCCAAAAAATATTTTGATGTATTTGCGGTATAATGTACGGTCGCAAATTTTTGCAAAGAGCCTGCCCCTTATTATTGTAGATGGAATGCTTAAGCGAATGGAAATGTTAAAAACTATGCCTGAGCTAAGGGAAAAACTATGGAGTAATGTAACTAAACTCCAGGCCGGGCTTAAAGAACGGGGTTTTGATATTGGCAATACCAACAGCCCTGTAACACCTATTTATATGAAAGGTGATGTGCCGGAGGCTACACAAATGGTAATGGACCTCAGGGAAAACTATCATATATTTTGTTCTATAGTTGTATATCCAGTAATTCCAAAAGGAGATATAATTTACCGCATTATACCTACTGCAGCGCATAGCGATGAAGATATTGAACTTACCTTAAAAGCTTTTGAAGCCACAAAGAAAAAATTGGATGCCGGTGCATATAAAGCAGAAAAAATACCGGATATGGCTGAGAAAGGCTAG
- a CDS encoding DUF1573 domain-containing protein translates to MKKLLFTVAAFSFVAFSYAQKKADELGKFKSETIDMGKLQQGTPTTAIFTVANIGNTPLIIEQANPTCGCTIGDYTKSPIAPGQNGEIKATYNAVGVGHFEKRLTVKFAGADDMKSITIKGDVLTKEEYAKLNGSNSGTPAATNTVAPKLQNATPAPVKKDAASDKHSMKKAVKKTSATSVAHSN, encoded by the coding sequence ATGAAAAAATTACTTTTTACTGTTGCAGCATTTTCTTTTGTAGCATTTTCTTATGCCCAAAAAAAGGCCGATGAACTGGGTAAATTCAAATCAGAAACAATTGATATGGGTAAATTACAGCAAGGTACACCTACTACTGCTATTTTTACAGTTGCCAATATTGGCAATACGCCTTTAATTATTGAACAAGCTAACCCAACCTGTGGTTGCACCATTGGTGATTATACCAAATCTCCCATTGCCCCGGGACAAAACGGTGAAATTAAAGCTACCTATAATGCAGTAGGTGTTGGTCATTTTGAAAAACGCCTTACGGTAAAATTTGCTGGTGCAGATGATATGAAAAGTATTACTATTAAAGGCGATGTTTTAACCAAAGAAGAATATGCAAAATTAAATGGTTCAAACTCCGGCACACCTGCAGCTACAAATACAGTTGCACCAAAATTGCAAAATGCAACTCCTGCTCCTGTAAAAAAAGATGCAGCATCAGACAAACATTCAATGAAGAAAGCCGTTAAAAAAACTTCGGCTACTTCAGTTGCCCATAGCAATTAA
- a CDS encoding septal ring lytic transglycosylase RlpA family protein → MKQLLALVFIFFILPLNSISQVKTGAANTDVKPSQKQHTVIYGQASYYASKFHGRKTANGEIFDHKKMTAACNTLPLGTWVLITNLRNGKTIKVKINDRLHHKTRRLVDLTKAGAQKLGFIKQGLTRVKVEVVQYPPKRKSRKKV, encoded by the coding sequence ATGAAGCAACTCCTTGCTCTGGTTTTTATTTTTTTCATTTTGCCTTTGAATTCTATTTCACAGGTAAAAACCGGTGCAGCCAATACTGATGTAAAGCCCTCTCAAAAACAACATACGGTTATATACGGGCAGGCAAGTTATTATGCCAGTAAATTTCATGGCCGAAAAACAGCCAACGGTGAAATATTTGATCATAAAAAAATGACGGCAGCCTGTAATACTTTGCCCCTGGGTACCTGGGTTTTAATTACGAATTTAAGAAATGGCAAAACTATTAAAGTAAAAATAAACGACAGGTTGCATCACAAAACCCGTAGGTTAGTAGATCTCACAAAAGCCGGGGCTCAAAAGCTGGGGTTTATAAAACAAGGTTTAACCAGGGTTAAGGTAGAAGTGGTACAATATCCGCCAAAAAGAAAATCCAGAAAGAAAGTTTAA
- a CDS encoding amidohydrolase has translation MIDEIKLLAKEFKNDLVKFRRYLHENPELSFREFETSKYIQQQLKDIGIEYTVMATTGVVAIIKGKNPASRVIALRADMDALPITEQNEVDYKSKNIGVMHACGHDVHSACLLGAAKILQHTKDKWDGTVKCIFQPGEEKNPGGASIMIKEGVLENPAPQKIFAMHVHTVIEAGEFSFRGGIVMASADEIYITLKGRGGHAASPQLTADPIFIAAHIVTGLQQIISRNNNPFNPSVLSITSFQGGTTTNVIPSEVKLMGTFRAMNEEWRFAAHNIIKKYVVETAASMGAVADITIDVGYPAVFNDEMLSQKAREQAELFAGKEKVFETELRMGAEDFAFYAQKIPACFFRLGTANKSKGITSGVHTPTFNVDEAAIEHGIGMMAWLAVSC, from the coding sequence ATGATTGATGAAATAAAATTGCTGGCAAAAGAGTTTAAAAATGACCTGGTAAAATTCAGGAGGTATTTGCATGAAAATCCTGAGCTAAGTTTCAGGGAATTTGAAACATCAAAATATATTCAACAGCAATTAAAAGATATTGGTATAGAATATACCGTAATGGCTACCACAGGAGTTGTGGCAATTATAAAAGGTAAAAACCCGGCTTCAAGGGTAATTGCTTTAAGGGCAGATATGGATGCATTACCCATTACGGAGCAAAATGAAGTTGATTATAAATCAAAAAACATTGGGGTTATGCATGCCTGCGGCCACGATGTGCACAGCGCCTGCCTGCTTGGCGCAGCAAAAATTTTGCAGCATACAAAAGATAAATGGGACGGAACGGTTAAGTGTATTTTTCAACCCGGCGAAGAAAAAAACCCGGGTGGTGCTAGCATAATGATAAAGGAAGGTGTTTTGGAAAATCCTGCCCCGCAAAAAATTTTCGCAATGCATGTTCATACCGTTATTGAAGCAGGGGAGTTTAGCTTTAGGGGCGGGATAGTAATGGCCAGTGCCGATGAAATTTACATTACGCTAAAAGGAAGGGGTGGCCATGCTGCTTCACCACAGCTCACCGCCGATCCTATTTTCATAGCTGCGCATATTGTTACCGGTTTACAGCAAATCATCAGCCGCAATAACAATCCCTTTAATCCATCGGTGTTATCTATTACCTCATTCCAGGGTGGCACAACAACCAATGTAATACCATCCGAAGTTAAATTGATGGGCACTTTCAGGGCTATGAATGAAGAATGGAGATTTGCGGCACATAATATCATAAAAAAGTATGTGGTTGAAACCGCAGCATCTATGGGTGCTGTGGCAGATATTACTATTGATGTGGGTTATCCTGCCGTATTTAATGATGAAATGCTGAGCCAAAAAGCAAGGGAACAAGCTGAATTATTTGCCGGCAAAGAAAAAGTATTTGAAACCGAGTTGAGAATGGGCGCTGAAGATTTTGCTTTTTACGCTCAAAAAATACCGGCTTGTTTTTTCAGGCTAGGTACTGCCAACAAATCAAAAGGAATTACCAGCGGTGTGCACACCCCAACGTTTAATGTAGATGAAGCTGCTATTGAACACGGTATTGGAATGATGGCCTGGCTTGCAGTGAGTTGTTAG